In a genomic window of Gadus chalcogrammus isolate NIFS_2021 chromosome 17, NIFS_Gcha_1.0, whole genome shotgun sequence:
- the LOC130370464 gene encoding lysine-specific demethylase 6B-like, with protein sequence GLLLRPLDEDSDGGPFEEEPSELSTLLPDGLANIMAMLDESIQKEEALCVGGRPPGGDPAAAAAVGGPGYPCAPDLIPAPKHPANQEEFASPPVLSRQGSLASPCSRTSSFNEEDEEGPKAAPGAGPQLLQRPRSGPGPEENTNYRHSDLAKLYGLPELSKSEADEEEDEEESETPSSSPPPPQRPHLHQTGVSSMFKSLATVKESQRYAYRGGPFGRPPPSALLGVKYSSSLSLGPHIHRQQKEGSSPTSDPSHPGVAPDPKTSPYPLAESKAAIADVRREATDQRTAFVPSTVEPADIKEEAMEKLTTISETSLAELGRSCDVLIGRHADKRSSPERHIKLEDRGHASHGKEKERERTKDKSRERARERDGETKRKHSHSKNHEERKERKKQEREKRADMAFSSSSSPALSSHAGSGHRKRHKEGKSHKEKDRRILGDLDLQSKEQREKNRSHDKKKQRKDTTAGSASEGEPGEWTSRGEAPSSSSSSSPSRLDPEAETTAVAGADDFLKLKALSDGPPKELKIRLIKVESGDRETFIASEVEEKRIPLEEITIRNKAGEIIRACKGSRVKGKFRESYLLPAFSVKPPTMTSEVPLPREKLYPPTPSIYLESKRDAFSPVLLQFCTDPKNPVTVIRGLAGSLRLNLGLFSTKSLVDANAEQAVEVRTQVQQPADENWDPSGTGQTWPCESSRSHTTIAKYAQYQASSFQESLQEEKGSEEEDEEEGDKKEKKPLSCLDTPSKDPPKEAGSSGEQKPVGKIIKFGTNIDLSDPKRWKSQLQELQKLPAFMRVASSGNMLSHVGHTILGMNTVQLYMKVPGSRTPGHQENNNFCSVNVNIGPGDCEWFSVHENYWHAISDFCEKHGVDYLTGSWWPVLEDLYKANIPVYRFIQRPGDLVWINAGTVHWVQAVGWCNNIAWNVGPLNAYQYQLALERFEWNEVKKVKSIVPMIHVSWNVARTVKVTDPDTFKMLKHCLLQSMKHIQVLRDQLVAGGKKISYQSRVKDEPAYYCNECDVEVFDLLFVTSESSSRKTYVVHCEDCARHRSPSLANVVVLEQYRIDELMTAYDSFNLSSVSGSR encoded by the exons GGGCTGCTCCTCCGGCCCCTGGACGAGGACTCTGACGGCGGGCCCTTCGAGGAGGAGCCGTCGGAGCTGTCCACGCTGCTCCCCGACGGCCTGGCCAACATCATGGCCATGCTGGACGAGTCCATCCAGAAGGAGGAGGCCCTGTGCGTCGGCGGCCGCCCCCCCGGCGGCgacccggcggcggcggctgcggtgGGGGGCCCGGGCTACCCCTGCGCCCCGGACCTCATCCCGGCGCCCAAGCACCCGGCCAACCAGGAGGAGTTCGCCAGCCCCCCCGTGCTGAGCCGGCAGGGCTCGCTGGCCTCCCCCTGCAGCCGCACCTCCTCCTTcaacgaggaggacgaggagggccCCAAGGCGGCCCCCGGCGCCGggccccagctcctccagcggCCCCGCTCGGGGCCGGGCCCCGAGGAGAACACCAACTACCGGCACAGCGACCTGGCCAAGCTGTACGGCCTCCCCGAGCTCAGCAAGAGCGAggcggatgaggaggaggacgaggaggagtcgGAGACGCCCTCCagctccccgccgccgccccagaggccccacctccaccagacGGGCGTCAGCAGTATGTTCAAGTCCCTGGCCACCGTCAAGGAGAGCCAGAGGTACGCGTACCGTGGCGGGCCCTTCGGCAGGCCGCCACCCTCCGCCCTGCTCGGGGTCAAGTACTCGTCGTCGCTGTCGCTCGGGCCCCACATCCACCGGCAGCAGAAGGAGGGCAGCTCCCCCACCTCGGACCCCAGCCACCCGGGGGTGGCCCCCGACCCCAAGACCTCCCCGTATCCCCTGGCGGAGAGCAAGGCGGCGATAGCCGACGTTCGGAGGGAGGCGACGGACCAGAGGACGGCTTTCGTCCCCTCCACCGTGGAGCCGGCGGACATCAAGGAGGAGGCGATGGAGAAGCTCACCACCATCTCCGAGACCTCCCTGGCGGAGCTGGGCCGGAGCTGTGACGTCCTCATCGGTCGGCACGCCGACAAGAGGAGCTCCCCCGAGCGCCACATCAAGTTGGAGGACCGGGGACACGCGTCGCacgggaaggagaaggagcgcgAGAGGACCAAGGACAAGAGCCGAGagcgggcgagggagagggacggggagaCGAAGAGGAAGCACAGCCACAGCAAGAACCACGAGGAGCgcaaggagaggaagaagcagGAGCGGGAGAAGAGGGCCGAtatggccttctcctcctcctcctcccccgccctgtCCTCCCACGCCGGCTCCGGCCACCGCAAGCGCCACAAGGAGGGCAAGAGCCACAAGGAGAAGGACCGGCGGATCCTCGGAGACCTGGACCTCCAGAGCAAGGAGCAGCGCGAGAAGAACCGCTCGCACGACAAGAAGAAGCAACGCAAGGACACGACGGCCGGCTCCGCCAGCGAGGGGGAGCCCGGCGAGTGGACGTCCAGGGGCGAggcgccctcctcctcttcctcctcgtcgccAAGCCGCCTGGACCCCGAGGCGGAGACGACGGCGGTTGCGGGCGCCGACGACTTCCTGAAGCTGAAGGCGCTCTCGGACGGGCCGCCCAAGGAGCTGAAGATCCGGCTGATCAAGGTGGAGAGCGGCGACCGGGAGACCTTCATCGcctcggaggtggaggagaagaggatccCGCTGGAGGAGATCACCATTAGGAACAAGGCGGGGGAGATCATCAGGGCCTGCAA GGGATCCAGGGTCAAGGGGAAGTTCAGAGAGTCCTACTTGCTTCCGGCCTTCTCCGTGAAGCCCCCCACCATGACCTCGGAGGTGCCCCTCCCCAGGGAGAAGCTCTACCCTCCGACACCCAGCATTTAT CTGGAGAGCAAGAGGGACGCCTTCTCCCCGGTGCTGCTGCAGTTCTGCACCGACCCCAAGAACCCTGTGACGGTCATCAGAGGCCTGGCTGGATCGCTTAGACTCA acctGGGCCTGTTCTCCACCAAGTCCCTGGTGGACGCCAACGCGGAGCAGGCGGTGGAGGTCCGCACCCAGGTGCAGCAGCCCGCCGACGAGAACTGGGACCCCAGCGGCACGGGCCAGACCTGGCCCTGCGAGAGCAGCCGCTCCCACACCACCATCGCCAAGTACGCCCAGTACCAGGCCTCCAGCTTCCAGGAGAGCCTGCAG gaggagaaaggaagtgaagaggaggacgaagaaGAGGGTgacaagaaggagaagaagccaTTGAGTTGTCTTGACACACCCAGCAAGGACCCACCTAAAGAAGCTGGCAGCAG TGGTGAGCAGAAGCCAGTGGGGAAGATCATTAAATTCGGCACCAACATCGACCTCTCGGACCCCAAACG gtggaagTCCCAGCTGCAGGAGCTGCAGAAGCTGCCCGCCTTCATGCGCGTGGCGTCCAGCGGTAACATGCTGAGCCACGTGGGCCACACCATCCTGGGCATGAACACCGTACAGCTCTACATGAAAGTCCCGGGCAGCCGCACCCCAG GTCACCAGGAGAACAACAACTTCTGCTCGGTCAACGTCAACATCGGCCCGGGGGACTGCGAGTGGTTCTCTGTGCACGAGAACTACTGGCACGCCATCAGCGACTTCTGTGAGAA GCACGGCGTGGACTACCTGACGGGGTCCTGGTGGCCAGTGCTGGAGGACCTCTACAAGGCCAACATCCCCGTGTACCGCTTCATCCAGCGGCCCGGGGACCTGGTGTGGATCAACGCCGGCACGGTGCACTGGGTCCAGGCCGTGGGCTGGTGCAACAACATCGCCTGGAACGTGGGTCCTCTCAATG catacCAGTACCAGCTGGCTCTGGAGCGGTTTGAGTGGAACGAGGTGAAGAAGGTGAAGTCCATCGTCCCCATGATCCATGTGTCCTGGAACGTGGCGCGCACCGTCAAGGTCACCGACCCCGACACCTTCAAGATGCTCAA GCACTGTCTCCTGCAGTCCATGAAACACATCCAGGTGCTGAGAGACCAGCTGGTGGCCGGGGGCAAGAAGATCTCCTACCAGAGCCGCGTCAAGGACGAGCCCGCCTACTACTGCAACGAGTGTGAC GTGGAGGTGTTTGACCTGCTGTTCGTGACCAgcgagagcagcagcaggaagacGTACGTGGTGCACTGTGAGGACTGCGCCCGCCACCGCAGCCCCAGCCTGGCCaatgtggtggtgctggagcaGTACCGCATCGACGAGCTCATGACCGCCTACGACTCCTTCAACCTG TCGTCCGTGTCTGGCTCCCGGTGa
- the LOC130370465 gene encoding lysine-specific demethylase 6B-like — protein PKLYQAFPREGPPPSAPGGLLLRPLDEDSDGGPFEEEPSELSTLLPDGLANIMAMLDESIQKEEALCVGGRPPGGDPAAAAAVGGPGYPCAPDLIPAPKHPANQEEFASPPVLSRQGSLASPCSRTSSFNEEDEEGPKAAPGAGPQLLQRPRSGPGPEENTNYRHSDLAKLYGLPELSKSEADEEEDEEESETPSSSPPPPQRPHLHQTGVSSMFKSLATVKESQRYAYRGGPFGRPPPSALLGVKYSSSLSLGPHIHRQQKEGSSPTSDPSHPGVAPDPKTSPYPLAESKAAIADVRREATDQRTAFVPSTVEPADIKEEAMEKLTTISETSLAELGRSCDVLIGRHADKRSSPERHIKLEDRGHASHGKEKERERIKDKSRERARERDGETKRKHSHSKNHEERKERKKQEREKRADMAFSSSSSPALSSHAGSGHRKRHKEGKSHKEKDRRILGDLDLQSKEQREKNRSHDKKKQRKDTTAGSASEGEPGEWTSRGEAPSSSSSSSPSRLDPEAETTAVAGADDFLKLKALSDGPPKELKIRLIKVESGDRETFIASEVEEKRIPLEEITIRNKAGEIIRACKGSRVKGKFRESYLLPAFSVKPPTMTSEVPLPREKLYPPTPSIYLESKRDAFSPVLLQFCTDPKNPVTVIRGLAGSLRLNLGLFSTKSLVDANAEQAVEVRTQVQQPADENWDPSGTGQTWPCESSRSHTTIAKYAQYQASSFQESLQEEKGSEEEDEEEGDKKEKKPLSCLDTPSKDPPKEAGSSGEQKPVGKIIKFGTNIDLSDPKRWKSQLQELQKLPAFMRVASSGNMLSHVGHTILGMNTVQLYMKVPGSRTPGHQENNNFCSVNVNIGPGDCEWFSVHENYWHAISDFCEKHGVDYLTGSWWPVLEDLYKANIPVYRFIQRPGDLVWINAGTVHWVQAVGWCNNIAWNVGPLNAYQYQLALERFEWNEVKKVKSIVPMIHVSWNVARTVKVTDPDTFKMLKHCLLQSMKHIQVLRDQLVAGGKKISYQSRVKDEPAYYCNECDVEVFDLLFVTSESSSRKTYVVHCEDCARHRSPSLANVVVLEQYRIDELMTAYDSFNLSSVSGSR, from the exons CCGAAGCTGTACCAGGCCTTCCCCAGGGAGGGGCCGCCACCCTCGGCCCCCGGGGGGCTGCTCCTCCGGCCCCTGGACGAGGACTCTGACGGCGGGCCCTTCGAGGAGGAGCCGTCGGAGCTGTCCACGCTGCTCCCCGACGGCCTGGCCAACATCATGGCCATGCTGGACGAGTCCATCCAGAAGGAGGAGGCCCTGTGCGTCGGCGGCCGCCCCCCCGGCGGCgacccggcggcggcggctgcggtgGGGGGCCCGGGCTACCCCTGCGCCCCGGACCTCATCCCGGCGCCCAAGCACCCGGCCAACCAGGAGGAGTTCGCCAGCCCCCCCGTGCTGAGCCGGCAGGGCTCGCTGGCCTCCCCCTGCAGCCGCACCTCCTCCTTcaacgaggaggacgaggagggccCCAAGGCGGCCCCCGGCGCCGggccccagctcctccagcggCCCCGCTCGGGGCCGGGCCCCGAGGAGAACACCAACTACCGGCACAGCGACCTGGCCAAGCTGTACGGCCTCCCCGAGCTCAGCAAGAGCGAggcggacgaggaggaggacgaggaggagtcgGAGACGCCCTCCagctccccgccgccgccccagaggccccacctccaccagacGGGCGTCAGCAGTATGTTCAAGTCCCTGGCCACCGTCAAGGAGAGCCAGAGGTACGCGTACCGTGGCGGGCCCTTCGGCAGGCCGCCACCCTCCGCCCTGCTCGGGGTCAAGTACTCGTCGTCGCTGTCGCTCGGGCCCCACATCCACCGGCAGCAGAAGGAGGGCAGCTCCCCCACCTCGGACCCCAGCCACCCGGGGGTGGCCCCCGACCCCAAGACCTCCCCGTATCCCCTGGCGGAGAGCAAGGCGGCGATAGCCGACGTTCGGAGGGAGGCGACGGACCAGAGGACGGCGTTCGTCCCCTCCACCGTGGAGCCGGCGGACATCAAGGAGGAGGCGATGGAGAAGCTCACCACCATCTCCGAGACCTCCCTGGCGGAGCTGGGCCGGAGCTGTGACGTCCTCATCGGTCGGCACGCCGACAAGAGGAGCTCCCCCGAGCGCCACATCAAGCTGGAGGACCGGGGACACGCGTCGCacgggaaggagaaggagcgcgAGAGGATCAAGGACAAGAGCCGAGagcgggcgagggagagggacggggagaCGAAGAGGAAGCACAGCCACAGCAAGAACCACGAGGAGCgcaaggagaggaagaagcagGAGCGGGAGAAGAGGGCCGAtatggccttctcctcctcctcctcccccgccctgtCCTCCCACGCCGGCTCCGGCCACCGCAAGCGCCACAAGGAGGGCAAGAGCCACAAGGAGAAGGACCGGCGGATCCTCGGAGACCTGGACCTCCAGAGCAAGGAGCAGCGCGAGAAGAACCGCTCGCACGACAAGAAGAAGCAACGTAAGGACACGACGGCCGGCTCCGCCAGCGAGGGGGAGCCCGGCGAGTGGACGTCCAGGGGCGAggcgccctcctcctcttcctcctcgtcgccAAGCCGCCTGGACCCCGAGGCGGAGACGACGGCGGTGGCGGGCGCCGACGACTTCCTGAAGCTGAAGGCGCTCTCGGACGGGCCGCCCAAGGAGCTGAAGATCCGGCTGATCAAGGTGGAGAGCGGCGACCGGGAGACCTTCATCGcctcggaggtggaggagaagaggatccCGCTGGAGGAGATCACCATTAGGAACAAGGCGGGGGAGATCATCAGGGCCTGCAA GGGATCCAGGGTCAAGGGGAAGTTCAGAGAGTCCTACTTGCTTCCGGCCTTCTCCGTGAAGCCCCCCACCATGACCTCGGAGGTGCCCCTCCCCAGGGAGAAGCTCTACCCTCCGACACCCAGCATTTAT CTGGAGAGCAAGAGGGACGCCTTCTCCCCGGTGCTGCTGCAGTTCTGCACCGACCCCAAGAACCCTGTGACGGTCATCAGAGGCCTGGCTGGATCGCTTAGACTCA acctGGGCCTGTTCTCCACCAAGTCCCTGGTGGACGCCAACGCGGAGCAGGCGGTGGAGGTCCGCACCCAGGTGCAGCAGCCCGCCGACGAGAACTGGGACCCCAGCGGCACGGGCCAGACCTGGCCCTGCGAGAGCAGCCGCTCCCACACCACCATCGCCAAGTACGCCCAGTACCAGGCCTCCAGCTTCCAGGAGAGCCTGCAG gaggagaaaggaagtgaagaggaggacgaagaaGAGGGTgacaagaaggagaagaagccaTTGAGTTGTCTTGACACACCCAGCAAGGACCCACCTAAAGAAGCTGGCAGCAG TGGTGAGCAGAAGCCAGTGGGGAAGATCATTAAATTCGGCACCAACATCGACCTCTCGGACCCCAAACG gtggaagTCCCAGCTGCAGGAGCTGCAGAAGCTGCCCGCCTTCATGCGCGTGGCGTCCAGCGGTAACATGCTGAGCCACGTGGGCCACACCATCCTGGGCATGAACACCGTACAGCTCTACATGAAAGTCCCGGGCAGCCGCACCCCAG GTCACCAGGAGAACAACAACTTCTGCTCGGTCAACGTCAACATCGGCCCGGGGGACTGCGAGTGGTTCTCTGTGCACGAGAACTACTGGCACGCCATCAGCGACTTCTGTGAGAA GCACGGCGTGGACTACCTGACGGGGTCCTGGTGGCCAGTGCTGGAGGACCTCTACAAGGCCAACATCCCCGTGTACCGCTTCATCCAGCGGCCCGGGGACCTGGTGTGGATCAACGCCGGCACGGTGCACTGGGTCCAGGCCGTGGGCTGGTGCAACAACATCGCCTGGAACGTGGGTCCTCTCAATG catacCAGTACCAGCTGGCTCTGGAGCGGTTTGAGTGGAACGAGGTGAAGAAGGTGAAGTCCATCGTCCCCATGATCCATGTGTCCTGGAACGTGGCGCGCACCGTCAAGGTCACCGACCCCGACACCTTCAAGATGCTCAA GCACTGTCTCCTGCAGTCCATGAAACACATCCAGGTGCTGAGAGACCAGCTGGTGGCCGGGGGCAAGAAGATCTCCTACCAGAGCCGCGTCAAGGACGAGCCCGCCTACTACTGCAACGAGTGTGAC GTGGAGGTGTTTGACCTGCTGTTCGTGACCAgcgagagcagcagcaggaagacGTACGTGGTGCACTGTGAGGACTGCGCCCGCCACCGCAGCCCCAGCCTGGCCaatgtggtggtgctggagcaGTACCGCATCGACGAGCTCATGACCGCCTACGACTCCTTCAACCTG TCGTCCGTGTCTGGCTCCCGGTGa